caaAAGTCTCAACCACCTTCACTATTATCTCTGCCTTCACACAGACATAACTAAACCGGTCAGgcttttttactttttagtttCACTCATTGCTTAGTATCTTTCCGGCTTTTAATTGTTTCCGCTTTACCATAAAGTCTTGGGAAGGAAAaatagaaaaggaaaaaaaaaggcaGTGAAAAGTTGTTATCAACGCGTTTATGTGACTTGGAATAGTTACCTGGTCCCATATGAGCCAGCTGGTCGATGGCGCACTTTAGTTTTTTCTCACTGGCTTTAATTGTAATGTAAACTTTCAAAATACATGTGGTTgggttaaaaacttaaaaaaggtattaatattaagattttatttatttatactatCGTAGCAGTATACAAACAATATATGTTATGTACTTGCAAAGAAAAAGAATCTTGATAATAGGCCCTTTTTAGTAATCTAATCCATCCAACAGTAATTGGAGGTCTACATATCCATCTCCATCTTTAGATTGCTCGGTTCAAGTAGACCTGCAGAGAAATCAACACACAGCAATATTAGAATTTATGTCAAGTAGCCCAGCATAAATattctttatgttttatgccCCATAACCTATGCTAACATTTTCTAAAAGGTAAAAAGGAATGGGAAAGAAACATTGTTGTATAATTTCATGATAAAACAGAtccttttttgaaaatttgattcaTTCAGATAAAAAAGAGGCATCAAGCAAGATTTCTATGCCTATTATCAATATTACTGGGGGCTATAAAGTCTCTGTCATCCATTAATATCCACTCTCTTCTGCCTTTACTTTCTGCTTTAAAGATATCAAGCTAAGGGGGGAAAAGTGATTTTGACATGACACAATTTGTTGGCTACCTGTGAATAGCTGAGAAGGAAAGGATGCTGCTCTTGCTTGATCAAAAGCCACACTGTAAAGGTTTTGAAAATCACCTTCCCATGTTGAGGAGGGCAGAGTTTGCTGCATTTTGCACATTAACTAAATATCAAATTCAGAAAAGCGCACCACAATTTCGTAGTTATCAAAGTTTATAATTTGATTACCTTAGGCACAACAGGGCCAAAGGGTAAAATGGGAGAGATAGAGAGGGGAACTTACAGTGAAACAAGACGAATCAAGAAAGGTTTCTGGCGCGGATACTGGGGCACTAATGGTCCTTCGGAGACTGATATCTTGAGGGTTTATCCCTGCATCTATTTGTTGTGATGAATTGAAGTGAAGATAAGAGGCAGTGTTAGCCATGTTTGGTGACATTTCTATGGCAGGAAAACTTGCAGCACATGCAGGAAACACCTATAAAATACAATAGAATTGGGTACATGTCAgcaacatatatttatatatagaaaGCAGCAATTGATTTGAGCTAAAAAAGATTGAGTACATATTGAGTACTTACCTCTCTGGTAAAGAGATCATCCATGTTGAAGTCAAGTCTTGGGTTCACAGCAGCTAATTTCATTGACAAGAACTGCATATCATAATATAGTATATTATATAAGGATAATATCACATAGCATATGAAGAGAATGGACCTAACAGTAACACCGACTCTCACCTCAACTTGTCGTTGAAGGGACTGGACATAGTTGATGATTTCATCAAGCATTCCAGCTTTTCCAGTAATCTTGTTGCAACCGGGCACTAAATCCTGCAAGAACTTCATTCTCTCGCTGATTTTTTCCCTTCTAACCTGCAACAAGAGTGCTTGCTTTGAGTTTGCAGTGGCAAAATAAATCCAATTCCAACATTATCATTGCTTCTTGGGTAAATAGAACCCACTCTTTCAGCTAAGCTATGGCTATCAGTGGCTTGGCCCCGGCGTGCTCGGACATGAATGTAATCTGGCTTCTGATTCTGAACCTCAGAAACTTTTGAATTATCCTTGTTGGAATTATCTCCACAAGCTTGTGTGCCTTTCTTGCCTACGGTTGCTGAGTCATTGGGAGCAGCCACTTTGACCCTCTTGTCCTTGTTATCATTATCTGAAGCAACAACCtgaatcaaaaccaacaacatcaacatatataaaataatgtGAGAGAAGGAAGACTTAGTGTGTATGCAAGCAAGTACCAACCTTGGTGTTGTGAAACTTGTCAGTTTTTCTCTTGTTATTGGGAGTAGTAGTCTCTTTCCCCTCTGCAAGAGAAGGCAGTGGACAGCTGGAAGTCCTTGAGATTGCGGAATTTAGATCAAAAGAAGCAGCAGAAGTtgtaggaggaggaggaggaggtagCGGGAATccagaagaaggagaagaggtGAATCCCATGAGAAAGTTGTTGTCGAGTTTGGGCCACGCTCCAGCAGCAAGGCAAGTAGGAGAGCTGCTCTGAACTtgaacaagtgaaattgaagaagatgaagatggtgaaggtgaagaagaagaggagtaTCCTTGGTGATGATTGTTGTTGTGTTGCCACTTGATCGTTGCCCTTTGCCTTTCTAGCACTGTCATCTCGGAGCCCGAAGCGTTACTGTTGAGACAGTGCAACATCTTCTTTCTTAAGTTTCTTAGTGCCGTGTTAGAGAGATGATGAATGAAGCTTCACAACACAATAAATAGAGTTGTGGGCTGTATgtgtatttatataaaaaactAATCTAGGAAGGAAATCATTGTTCCTTATTTCATAACTATTTCTTATAACTAATGAGTGGGGTGTGAAAGAAAGAGATGCATACATCAAAATGAACGAGCCTGTGGGCGCTGGGCCCTCACCGACATGACTCTCACGTGGCCCTCCCCCGTCACTTTGACTCCGTAATACTCCCTAACCCTCAACGTAACTAAATCATCTTCATGTCAACCCCGTACAACGCTTTCATTTTGGGTCCAAATTAAGAATGATGAAAACTTTTTTATTATGATAACATCGTCATTAGCAATAGTAATCATGCAGGGGAATGCTTTTGTTGGGTATGGTTTTCCGGGCCCCCTGAATAATGGCTGCAACTCGGTCCAACTTACGTCTACACCCACGTGGTTGTTTCACGTGGCAAATCCTGGATCCTTCGATCTGACATGTCACCAGATGCTGTGTCCTTTATTGGAATTGTTGTCAACTGTGATCCATTTCCACCTTGCCTGGGAAGTTGTGATTTGTTACACAACTCTGAATTTCCTACTGGGGAAGCTTCAAACTTCACAACGACACGTGTCGCGTCGATTACACGCATCCAATATATTGGCAGTAGAATCCACGCGCCTTCATATCCAGCATAGTACACTCACTACACACAACACACCCCAGTAGGCCAGTAGTACCATCATGATTAATTAGCACCTCATTATTTGAACCCCTTCTAAAAATGGCTACCCCTTTATATCTAGTGATCTGTGTGTCTTTATTTTTGTAGTAGTTACTAGTCCGCGCTTCTCTCGTTAAATACAAGGTCGATGCTGTTTATACTCTCGCTCGGAAATATAGTTAGGTCTAAAATGAATAATAACTTATTTAAGAGAATTAAtctcatttatttttatctgATTTCATAGAAGTTGAATACGATAACATAGTACagctttatttatttaaataaataattaattttt
The Arachis stenosperma cultivar V10309 chromosome 7, arast.V10309.gnm1.PFL2, whole genome shotgun sequence genome window above contains:
- the LOC130941881 gene encoding transcription factor bHLH63-like, producing the protein MLHCLNSNASGSEMTVLERQRATIKWQHNNNHHQGYSSSSSPSPSSSSSISLVQVQSSSPTCLAAGAWPKLDNNFLMGFTSSPSSGFPLPPPPPPTTSAASFDLNSAISRTSSCPLPSLAEGKETTTPNNKRKTDKFHNTKVVASDNDNKDKRVKVAAPNDSATVGKKGTQACGDNSNKDNSKVSEVQNQKPDYIHVRARRGQATDSHSLAERVRREKISERMKFLQDLVPGCNKITGKAGMLDEIINYVQSLQRQVEFLSMKLAAVNPRLDFNMDDLFTREVFPACAASFPAIEMSPNMANTASYLHFNSSQQIDAGINPQDISLRRTISAPVSAPETFLDSSCFTQTLPSSTWEGDFQNLYSVAFDQARAASFPSQLFTGLLEPSNLKMEMDM